In Triticum aestivum cultivar Chinese Spring chromosome 5B, IWGSC CS RefSeq v2.1, whole genome shotgun sequence, the following proteins share a genomic window:
- the LOC123113896 gene encoding remorin 4.1, translating to MLHERHAPPSASDDEDDAPGANDEEGTLVTSTTNTTFHDVDEVIEVREVRPLSPPRQHPPFTPPTRTVSAASTAWDSASSHRSVTSEEQFMTMSREFTAMVAAGAGAGAANNNANGNNSNSNHPVGPYDGGADQLTSIGEDELEEHNPLAIVPDSGRPFATPPSRSGGSSGRAARLDLEVVPAAGPPVEASQVKKEEVETKVSAWQTAEIAKINNRFKREEVVINGWETEQVDKASAWLKKIERKLDEQRAKAVEKTQNDVAKARHKAEEKRASAEAKRGLKLAKVLELANFMKAVGRVPTKRSFF from the exons ATGTTGCATGAGCGGCACGCACCACCCTCCGCGTCCGACGACGAGGACGATGCCCCAGGGGCCAACGACGAGGAGGGCACTCTGGTGACCAGCACCACCAACACCACCTTCCACGACGTGGACGAGGTCATCGAGGTGCGCGAGGTCCGCCCCCTGTCGCCGCCGCGGCAGCACCCGCCCTTCACGCCGCCCACGCGCACCGTCTCCGCCGCGTCCACCGCCTGGGACAGCGCCAGCAGCCACCGCTCCGTCACCTCCGAGGAGCAGTTCATGACGATGAGCCGCGAGTTCACggccatggtcgccgccggcgccggcgccggggcgGCCAACAACAACGCCAacggcaacaacagcaacagcaaccacCCCGTCGGGCCCTACGACGGCGGGGCCGACCAGCTGACCAGCATCGGCGAGGACGAGCTGGAGGAGCACAACCCGCTGGCCATCGTGCCGGACAGCGGCCGCCCCTTCGCCACGCCGCCCAGCAggagcggcggcagcagcggcaggGCGGCGCGGCTCGACCTGGAGGtggtccccgccgccggcccgccggtgGAGGCGAGCCAGGtgaagaaggaggaggtggagaccaAGGTGTCGGCGTGGCAGACGGCGGAGATCGCCAAGATCAACAACCGGTTCAAGCGGGAGGAGGTGGTCATCAACGGCTGGGAGACGGAGCAGGTCGACAAGGCCTCCGCCTGGCTCAAGAAGATTGAG AGGAAGCTGGACGAGCAGCGCGCCAAGGCGGTGGAGAAGACGCAGAACGACGTGGCCAAGGCGCGGCACAAGGCGGAGGAGAAGCGGGCGTCGGCGGAGGCCAAGCGGGGGCTCAAGCTGGCCAAGGTGCTGGAGCTGGCCAACTTCATGAAGGCCGTCGGCAGGGTGCCCACCAAGCGCTCCTTCTTCTAG
- the LOC123113894 gene encoding mitochondrial Rho GTPase 1, with translation MAAAAANLAGRPGVRVVVIGDPGTGKSSLVVAVATEQFPENVPKVMPHTRLPADYFPDRVPITIVDTSSSPEQKPKLIAECQAADAVVLTYACDRLSTLDRLSSYWLPELRRIQLKAPVIVVGCKLDLRDDQQNSLEQTMAPIMQSFREIETCIECSALRQIQVPEVFYYAQKAVLHPTAPLFDQEAQSLKPRCVRALKRIFILCDHDRDGALSDVELNDFQVRCFSAPLQPTEISGVKRVVQEKMPEGVNDSGLTLTGFLFLHALFIEKGRLETTWTVLRKFGYDNEIKLRDEFIPTSVKRAPDQTVELTNEVIDYLKGIFNMFDIDNDEALLPSELDDLFSTAPENPWTSDLYKDCAERNVLGGLSLEGFLSKWTLMTLLDPANSFANLVYVGYSGDFNSAFTITRKRRVDRKKQQTQRNVFQCYVFGPKGSGKTALLQSFLGRQPSDALPTNSDRFAANTVELSDGNRKTLVLREIPEGDVRSLLNNKESLAPCDAAVFVYDSCDEFSWQRARDLLVQVASHGENTGYEVPCLIVAAKDDLDQSPVALQESTRVSQDMGIETPIPISVKLKDLNNIFCRIVHAAQRPHLSIPETEAGKTRRQYRQLLNRSLMVVSVGAAIGVVGVAAYRVYAARRNSSS, from the exons atgGCTGCCGCAGCGGCGAACCTGGCGGGCCGGCCGGGTGTGCGCGTCGTCGTCATCGGCGACCCCGGCACCGGCAAGTCCagcctcgtcgtcgccgtcgccaccgAGCAGTTCCCCGAGAACGTCCCCAAGGTCATGCCCCACACCCGCCTCCCCGCCGACTACTTCCCCGACCGCGTCCCCATCACCATCGTCGACACCTCCTCCAG CCCCGAGCAGAAGCCGAAGCTGATCGCCGAGTGCCAGGCGGCGGACGCGGTGGTGCTCACCTACGCCTGCGACAGGCTCTCCACGCTCGACCGGCTCAGCTCCTACTGGCTCCCGGAGCTCAGGCGCATCCAG TTGAAGGCACCTGTCATCGTGGTTGGGTGTAAGCTGGACCTGAGGGACGACCAGCAGAACAGCCTTGAGCAGACGATGGCGCCCATCATGCAGTCGTTCCGTGAAATAGAGACCTGCATCGAGTGCTCCGCGCTTCGCCAGATCCAG GTGCCTGAGGTCTTCTACTATGCCCAGAAGGCAGTGCTTCACCCCACAGCTCCTCTATTCGACCAAGAGGCACAATCTCTAAAGCCACGCTGTGTGAGGGCTTTGAAGCGGATATTCATTCTATGTGACCACGACAGGGATGGAGCTCTCAGTGATGTGGAGCTCAATGACTTTCAG GTCAGATGTTTTAGCGCTCCTCTCCAGCCTACTGAAATATCAGGCGTGAAGAGAGTTGTTCAAGAGAAGATGCCCGAAGGCGTAAATGATAGTGGCCTTACATTGACTGGATTCCTTTTCCTTCATGCTCTTTTTATTGAGAAAGGTCGTTTGGAAACTACATGGACAGTATTGAGGAAATTTGGTTATGATAATGAAATCAAGCTTAGAGATGAATTCATTCCAACGTCAGTCAAGCGAGCTCCTGATCAA ACGGTGGAATTGACAAATGAAGTGATTGATTACTTGAAAGGAATATTCAACATGTTTGACATAGATAAT GATGAAGCTTTGCTACCTTCTGAGTTGGATGATCTTTTTTCAACTGCACCTGAAAA CCCATGGACTTCTGATCTATATAAAGACTGTGCTGAAAGGAATGTCTTGGGTGGGCTATCACTTGAAGGATTTCTTTCTAAG TGGACTCTTATGACACTTTTAGATCCAGCAAATAGTTTCGCGAACCTTGTATATGTCGGCTATTCGGGTGATTTTAATTCAGCATTCACCATCACGAGGAAAAGACGAGTGGACCGTAAAAAGCAGCAGACTCAAAGAAATGTGTTCCAGTGCTATGTTTTTGGTCCCAAAGGTTCCGGAAAGACTGCATTGCTACAATCATTCCTTGGAAG GCAACCTTCTGATGCTCTGCCAACTAACAGCGACCGGTTTGCGGCAAATACTGTTGAACTATCTGAT GGGAATAGAAAAACACTTGTGCTGCGAGAGATTCCTGAAGGTGATGTCAGATCATTGCTAAACAACAAGGAATCCTTGGCACCCTGTGATGCGGCAGTCTTTGTTTACGATAG CTGTGATGAATTTTCTTGGCAAAGAGCAAGAGATTTGCTTGTGCAAGTGGCTTCACATGGAGAAAACACAGGCTATGAAGTCCCTTGTCTGATAGTTGCTGCTAAGGACGATCTTGATCAATCTCCAGTGGCTCTACAGGAATCAACCAGA GTGAGCCAAGACATGGGAATTGAAACACCAATTCCCATCAGCGTGAAGTTGAAAGACTTGAACAACATTTTCTGCAGAATAGTTCATGCGGCACAGCGGCCCCATTTGAGCATTCCAGAGACTGAAGCTGGTAAAACACGCAGGCAATACCGTCAACTTCTCAACCGTTCCCTCATGGTTGTTTCAG TTGGAGCTGCTATAGGTGTTGTGGGGGTAGCCGCGTACAGGGTTTATGCGGCTAGGAGGAACTCGTCGTCGTGA